One window of Chamaesiphon minutus PCC 6605 genomic DNA carries:
- a CDS encoding Rne/Rng family ribonuclease has translation MPKQIIIAEQHRIGAVFGEDQIQELVVATGQHQVSDIYLGIVENVLPGIDAAFINIGDPARNGFIHVTDLGPLRLRRSSGSITELLAPQQKVLVQIMKEPTGNKGPRLTGNVSLPGRYVVLIPFGKGVNLSRRIRSEGERNRLRALAVLAKPAGMGLLVRTEAEDTTEEAILEDLEQLQKQWEIVQQDANSTRAPALLNRDDDFIQRVLRDMYSQDVNRIVVDSEQGLKRVKQTLSGWTDGQLPQGVVVDRHRERQPILEYFRVNAAIRESLKPRVDLPSGGYIIIEPTEALTVVDVNSGSFTRSNTSRETVLWTNCEAATEIARQLRLRNIAGVIIIDFIDMDYRKDQLQVLEHFNKQLRVDKARPQIAQLSELGLVELTRKRQGQNIYELFGETCATCGGLGHLAHVPGETVYGADGEAVPISLVSTTPVREHRTRNNVDRDGVTGRGLTRGPRRNDRTLPDLRPSVVSVPEPWENFESEGTEGEDDFNLVNHPSYQQQNGVGKKRRRRVGRTEREEVVRNVVPRPTPNGDTLRTPIPNSNSPSRGVVTNNRGIPTSIENNNRATLISSDFAPPPLEAYVPDEPTGAEDSSELTDDAAKERDRPGKPQRVKPTRPTIEPPEVVSVEMSDLEKETYAWMGVSPLVKLGRELNNPKTAIVHVVPIGSLPPEPSVSAPSPTVEAIDTEDIATPEAPTSEIVEREFTIPVAPPEIALEQPEAEEEVAATPQFASSDAAIESAPMADPLESETLTAVAEVPEELPENRRRKRRSSAIVD, from the coding sequence ATGCCAAAGCAAATAATTATTGCGGAGCAACACCGCATTGGTGCCGTATTTGGAGAAGACCAAATTCAAGAATTGGTAGTAGCGACCGGACAACATCAGGTCAGTGACATCTATCTTGGCATCGTCGAAAATGTGTTGCCAGGGATTGACGCTGCGTTTATCAACATCGGCGATCCTGCTCGGAATGGATTTATCCACGTTACCGATTTAGGGCCGCTCCGACTCAGACGCAGTTCGGGTTCGATTACCGAATTGCTCGCACCGCAGCAAAAAGTGCTGGTGCAGATCATGAAGGAACCAACCGGAAATAAAGGCCCCAGATTGACGGGGAATGTCAGTCTTCCCGGTCGTTATGTCGTCTTAATTCCCTTTGGTAAAGGGGTAAATCTCTCTCGCCGCATTCGCTCTGAAGGCGAGCGCAATCGACTCAGAGCCTTAGCAGTACTAGCCAAACCAGCCGGAATGGGTTTGCTGGTGCGGACTGAAGCTGAAGACACGACAGAAGAGGCCATTTTAGAAGATCTCGAACAACTCCAAAAACAGTGGGAGATCGTCCAACAGGATGCTAACTCCACTCGCGCGCCAGCACTACTCAATCGCGATGATGATTTCATTCAAAGAGTCTTGCGCGATATGTATTCGCAAGATGTCAATCGGATTGTCGTAGACTCCGAACAGGGACTCAAGCGGGTTAAGCAGACACTTTCAGGCTGGACAGACGGTCAGTTACCTCAAGGCGTTGTCGTCGATCGTCACCGCGAACGCCAACCGATTCTCGAATATTTCCGCGTGAATGCAGCGATTAGAGAATCATTAAAACCCAGAGTAGATCTGCCGTCTGGCGGATATATTATTATCGAACCGACAGAAGCACTAACTGTCGTCGATGTCAACTCTGGCTCGTTTACCCGATCGAATACTTCGCGCGAGACGGTACTGTGGACGAATTGCGAAGCCGCTACCGAAATCGCCCGTCAGTTGCGACTGCGGAATATTGCGGGGGTAATCATCATCGACTTTATCGATATGGATTACCGCAAAGATCAACTGCAAGTTTTAGAGCATTTTAACAAACAGTTGCGAGTCGATAAAGCTAGACCTCAAATCGCCCAATTGTCCGAATTGGGACTAGTAGAGCTAACTCGCAAACGCCAAGGTCAAAATATTTACGAACTCTTTGGCGAAACCTGTGCCACTTGTGGCGGTTTGGGACATTTAGCTCACGTTCCTGGCGAAACCGTTTACGGTGCCGATGGCGAAGCAGTGCCAATTTCGTTAGTGTCTACCACTCCCGTCCGCGAACATCGCACTCGCAACAATGTCGATCGTGATGGGGTAACTGGGAGAGGATTGACTAGAGGCCCCCGCCGCAACGATCGCACCTTACCCGATCTGCGTCCATCGGTAGTCTCAGTCCCAGAACCATGGGAAAACTTCGAGTCAGAAGGAACTGAAGGTGAAGACGACTTCAATTTGGTCAACCATCCTAGCTATCAACAGCAGAATGGAGTTGGCAAAAAACGCCGCCGTCGCGTGGGTCGCACCGAGCGCGAAGAAGTAGTGCGAAATGTGGTACCGCGTCCGACACCGAATGGCGACACCCTCCGCACGCCAATTCCCAATTCTAATTCGCCAAGTCGCGGCGTCGTCACGAATAATCGCGGTATTCCCACCTCGATCGAGAATAATAACCGCGCTACTCTCATTAGTAGTGACTTTGCCCCTCCGCCACTCGAAGCCTACGTCCCCGATGAGCCTACTGGAGCCGAAGACTCATCCGAATTGACAGATGATGCTGCTAAGGAGCGGGATCGACCGGGGAAACCACAGCGAGTTAAGCCGACCCGACCGACGATCGAACCGCCAGAGGTAGTCTCTGTCGAAATGTCGGATTTGGAAAAGGAAACCTACGCGTGGATGGGAGTTTCACCACTGGTAAAGTTGGGACGGGAGTTAAATAATCCTAAAACAGCGATCGTCCATGTCGTACCGATCGGAAGTTTACCCCCCGAACCGAGCGTTTCTGCGCCAAGTCCTACCGTGGAAGCGATCGACACAGAGGATATCGCCACACCCGAAGCACCCACTAGCGAGATCGTGGAACGGGAATTTACAATTCCGGTAGCTCCACCAGAGATCGCGCTAGAACAACCTGAAGCTGAGGAAGAAGTGGCTGCGACTCCTCAATTTGCCAGTAGCGATGCAGCGATCGAGTCTGCACCAATGGCAGATCCGCTCGAGAGTGAGACATTGACAGCGGTTGCAGAGGTGCCAGAAGAGTTGCCTGAGAATCGACGGCGCAAACGCCGTTCTTCGGCGATCGTCGATTGA
- a CDS encoding cysteine desulfurase family protein has translation MPTDRQLPIYLDRHATTPVDPRVLAAMLPYFTEHFGNPTSTTHEYGWTAEAAVTGARETIATAIGASPEEIVFTSGATEANNLALKGVAEAYFAKGQHIITLQTEHNAVLDPCKYLESLGFTVTYLPVQSDGLVDLDELKNAFRPDTILVSIMSANNEIGVLQPLVDIGKLCRENGVLFHTDAAQSIGQIPLDVELLNIDLMSMTAHKVYGPKGIGALYVRRRNPRVKLSPQLHGGGHERGMRSGTLYPPQIVGFAKAVEFGIAEMEVETARLTQLRARLWSQLSQIDGIYLNGHPTLRLPGNLNISIAGVDGNALLLGLRPTVALSSGAACSSAKIEPSHVLRAIGRSESLAYAALRFGIGHNNTVEQIDRVATATIATVQSLRKLALRS, from the coding sequence ATGCCCACAGATCGACAGTTACCAATCTATCTCGATCGACATGCCACCACACCAGTAGATCCGCGTGTCTTGGCGGCGATGCTGCCGTATTTTACCGAACATTTTGGCAATCCGACTAGTACTACCCACGAGTATGGGTGGACGGCAGAAGCGGCGGTAACTGGAGCTAGAGAAACGATCGCCACTGCTATCGGTGCCAGTCCTGAAGAAATTGTCTTTACCAGCGGTGCGACTGAAGCTAACAATCTCGCGCTCAAAGGTGTCGCCGAAGCTTATTTTGCCAAAGGGCAGCATATTATTACCCTGCAAACCGAACATAACGCGGTTTTAGATCCTTGTAAATATCTCGAATCATTAGGATTTACAGTTACTTATTTACCAGTTCAGTCTGATGGATTAGTCGATCTTGACGAACTAAAAAATGCGTTTCGTCCCGATACGATCTTGGTATCGATAATGTCAGCTAATAATGAGATCGGCGTACTTCAGCCCTTAGTAGATATTGGTAAATTGTGTCGAGAAAACGGCGTTTTATTTCATACCGATGCCGCCCAATCGATCGGTCAAATTCCGCTCGATGTGGAGTTATTAAATATCGATCTGATGTCGATGACCGCTCATAAAGTGTATGGACCCAAAGGCATCGGCGCGCTCTACGTCCGTCGCCGCAATCCGCGCGTGAAGTTGTCGCCGCAGTTACACGGTGGCGGACACGAACGGGGAATGCGATCGGGTACGCTCTATCCACCCCAAATCGTCGGCTTTGCCAAGGCTGTCGAATTCGGTATCGCCGAAATGGAGGTAGAAACAGCTAGATTGACGCAGCTCAGAGCGCGATTATGGTCGCAATTGAGTCAAATCGATGGCATCTATCTCAACGGCCATCCGACTCTCAGACTGCCCGGAAATCTGAATATTAGTATCGCTGGCGTCGATGGCAATGCCTTGTTATTGGGATTGCGTCCGACGGTGGCTCTTTCCTCTGGAGCCGCCTGTAGCTCGGCCAAAATCGAGCCTTCGCACGTCCTCAGAGCAATAGGACGCAGCGAATCTTTGGCATATGCAGCACTACGGTTCGGAATTGGGCACAATAATACAGTAGAGCAAATCGATCGAGTTGCCACTGCCACGATCGCCACGGTTCAAAGTCTGCGGAAGTTAGCTTTGAGATCGTGA
- a CDS encoding type II toxin-antitoxin system VapC family toxin has product MSIWILDTDHLSLLHRENSQLIERLSLHQQDRVVITIVTAEEQLRGRLSVISKASDPKSKTSLSLAYQNLRLTIESLQEFEQIDFDLEAESIYHQLRQQKIRIGTQDLRIASIALANQATLLTRNYRDFSQVPNLIIDDWTRADR; this is encoded by the coding sequence GTGAGTATATGGATTTTAGATACCGACCATTTATCTCTCTTACACAGAGAAAACTCACAACTTATAGAGCGGTTATCATTGCACCAACAGGATCGAGTAGTCATCACTATTGTTACTGCAGAAGAGCAATTACGCGGAAGGCTGAGTGTAATTAGCAAAGCATCCGACCCTAAAAGCAAAACATCGCTTTCTTTAGCTTATCAAAATTTGCGGTTGACTATTGAGAGTTTACAAGAATTTGAGCAAATAGATTTCGATCTTGAAGCAGAATCAATTTATCATCAACTGCGACAGCAAAAAATTAGAATTGGCACACAGGATTTACGAATTGCCTCGATTGCCTTAGCAAATCAAGCTACTTTACTAACTCGTAACTATCGAGATTTTTCGCAAGTTCCTAATTTAATCATTGATGATTGGACGAGAGCGGATCGGTAG
- a CDS encoding SRPBCC family protein produces the protein MPIFEQSIQIKASATAVDKCITDLELMQRWLNPLLKCEPMGVWGTSVGSKSRFTIQIPVIKPTLKNTVLAREPGLIVWGFDGFFKGKDRWECQPNERGTRLINSFEFNIPNRTIAWGFDKFAAKWTKADMEAQLRRLKLVAEELHQSFDD, from the coding sequence ATGCCGATTTTTGAACAGTCGATTCAGATTAAAGCAAGTGCCACAGCCGTAGATAAATGTATTACAGACTTAGAATTGATGCAGCGATGGCTCAATCCCCTACTCAAGTGCGAACCGATGGGAGTATGGGGAACTAGTGTCGGTAGTAAAAGTAGATTTACGATTCAGATTCCAGTTATTAAACCGACGCTAAAAAATACCGTTCTTGCTAGAGAACCTGGATTAATTGTGTGGGGATTTGATGGCTTTTTTAAAGGTAAAGATCGGTGGGAATGCCAACCGAACGAGCGCGGTACGCGATTGATTAATAGTTTTGAATTTAACATTCCCAATCGCACAATTGCGTGGGGGTTTGACAAATTTGCGGCTAAATGGACAAAAGCAGATATGGAAGCACAGCTACGACGATTGAAATTAGTTGCTGAAGAATTACATCAAAGCTTTGATGATTAA
- a CDS encoding Mur ligase family protein translates to MLTLICLTIISAATILFFTRRGLRYLRYFQQEEYNGTRFKAWFLEKRTFDTKGTLIALIAAALSLFATGGDMFVCVAICAGAAATLVFLGFQEEDPRKVGKIKLNMTDRATAIYNLALALYSIATLLIVTGTYFLGAGDSIYIYWFIAIALIQSSPIWIVIANAMLWPNEYKKQQAFRQEAKDILADYQPYTIGITGSYGKTSTKAILGSILEAIEPTFWTPGSINTEMGITRQIREQLKPQQQIAIIEMGAYQIGSIAKLCRFTPPKAGLVTAVGVMHLERFGGAENIYKAKCELAQAIPTDGLLVCNGDNPGARKMAEEYPKATTLLYGLEPELGHLDCWMSDIQAGMDGTTFNIHWQGKEYPGFTKLLGAPMLSNLVGSFTMACALGKDPDYVIAAIHNLEPANNRLNLRKNGDGFILDDSYNSNPIGFASALEVLEALEGGRKILMTPGMVELGEIQAAENRQVALKAASICDLALVIGDTNKDALKAGLLEGGLAPDKLMEFADRDLALAYLTSPEHRQPKDTILIENDLPDLYEAISRF, encoded by the coding sequence ATGCTTACCCTCATCTGCCTTACCATTATCTCGGCTGCTACGATCCTGTTCTTCACCCGTCGGGGATTGAGATACTTGCGTTATTTTCAGCAAGAAGAATACAATGGCACTCGCTTTAAGGCTTGGTTCCTCGAAAAACGCACTTTTGATACTAAAGGCACTCTCATTGCCCTTATAGCAGCCGCTCTGAGTCTATTTGCGACTGGGGGGGATATGTTTGTTTGCGTGGCAATTTGTGCAGGTGCCGCAGCTACTCTAGTATTCCTCGGTTTTCAAGAAGAAGATCCGCGCAAGGTGGGCAAGATTAAACTGAATATGACCGATCGCGCGACAGCCATTTACAATCTTGCGCTAGCTTTATACTCGATCGCAACGCTCCTTATCGTTACAGGTACTTATTTCTTAGGAGCTGGAGATAGTATTTACATCTACTGGTTTATCGCGATCGCGCTCATCCAATCTTCACCGATTTGGATTGTAATCGCCAATGCCATGCTCTGGCCGAACGAATATAAAAAACAACAAGCTTTCCGGCAAGAAGCTAAAGACATCCTTGCCGACTACCAGCCCTACACGATCGGGATTACTGGCAGTTATGGTAAAACCAGTACTAAAGCCATCTTAGGCAGTATTTTAGAAGCGATTGAGCCGACATTTTGGACGCCGGGAAGTATCAATACCGAAATGGGCATCACCCGCCAGATTCGCGAACAGCTCAAACCCCAACAGCAAATCGCCATCATCGAAATGGGCGCGTACCAAATTGGATCGATCGCCAAATTGTGCCGTTTTACGCCACCCAAAGCCGGATTGGTAACTGCTGTGGGTGTAATGCACCTCGAACGCTTCGGCGGTGCAGAAAATATTTATAAAGCTAAATGCGAACTCGCTCAGGCGATTCCTACCGATGGTTTACTCGTTTGTAATGGCGATAATCCTGGCGCGCGGAAGATGGCTGAGGAATATCCCAAAGCAACTACGCTCCTCTACGGATTAGAACCCGAACTCGGACACCTCGACTGCTGGATGTCAGATATTCAAGCTGGTATGGATGGCACCACCTTTAATATCCATTGGCAAGGTAAAGAATATCCAGGGTTCACCAAGTTACTAGGCGCGCCGATGCTCTCCAATCTCGTCGGCTCGTTTACGATGGCTTGCGCGTTGGGTAAAGATCCCGATTATGTCATCGCCGCCATTCACAATCTCGAACCTGCCAATAACCGTCTCAACCTTCGCAAAAATGGCGACGGGTTCATTCTCGATGACTCTTACAACTCTAACCCGATCGGGTTTGCCTCAGCTCTAGAAGTGCTCGAAGCCCTCGAAGGCGGACGCAAAATCTTGATGACGCCAGGAATGGTAGAACTCGGCGAGATTCAAGCTGCTGAGAACCGCCAGGTGGCTCTTAAGGCTGCCTCGATCTGCGATTTGGCACTGGTAATCGGCGATACGAATAAAGATGCCCTCAAAGCCGGATTGCTCGAAGGCGGTTTGGCTCCCGATAAGTTGATGGAATTTGCCGATCGCGATCTCGCGCTGGCTTATCTAACTAGTCCCGAACACCGTCAGCCGAAGGATACGATTTTAATCGAGAACGATCTGCCCGATTTGTATGAGGCAATTTCGAGGTTTTAA
- a CDS encoding alpha/beta fold hydrolase, whose product MAQVQSNTVQLNTVRLGNNGHPLVMLHGWGQNLQSLQPMGELLATKSQVHIIDLPGFGKSPPPPEDWDTANYADRIYQYLEESGIESADMLGHSFGGRVSIRLAHKYPQKVRSITLVNAGGLQRQRTLQQSMRSQWVRNMRNAFKISPLYRDALLTWHTQKYGSRDYLNAGAMRGTLVKTVSEDLTELAKQISVPVLLLWGEADTETPVEMGHRYHSLFANSELITIPNRDHFMFQAEGSHLCSYYVEKFLAQLSSKELSK is encoded by the coding sequence ATGGCTCAAGTGCAATCCAACACCGTCCAATTAAACACCGTCCGACTGGGTAATAACGGTCATCCCCTCGTCATGCTCCACGGTTGGGGACAAAATCTCCAATCTTTGCAACCGATGGGAGAATTACTCGCGACAAAATCCCAAGTACATATTATCGATTTACCTGGGTTTGGAAAGTCGCCGCCACCGCCCGAAGATTGGGATACCGCGAACTATGCCGATCGAATTTACCAGTATTTAGAAGAAAGCGGCATCGAATCCGCCGATATGTTGGGACATTCTTTTGGCGGGAGAGTCTCGATTCGGCTCGCACACAAATACCCCCAAAAAGTGCGATCGATTACACTTGTCAATGCTGGTGGATTGCAGCGTCAGCGCACGCTCCAGCAATCTATGCGCAGTCAGTGGGTGCGGAATATGCGTAATGCTTTCAAAATCTCTCCCCTCTATCGCGACGCACTGCTAACTTGGCACACGCAGAAGTACGGTTCTCGCGATTATCTCAATGCTGGGGCGATGCGCGGTACCCTCGTTAAAACCGTCAGTGAAGATCTCACGGAACTCGCCAAACAAATCTCCGTCCCCGTCTTGCTACTTTGGGGCGAAGCGGATACAGAAACTCCCGTGGAAATGGGACATCGCTACCACAGTCTGTTTGCTAATTCCGAATTAATTACAATTCCCAACCGCGATCATTTCATGTTTCAAGCCGAAGGCTCTCATCTTTGCTCTTATTATGTAGAGAAATTTCTGGCTCAGTTATCTAGCAAAGAGTTGTCAAAATGA